One Camelina sativa cultivar DH55 chromosome 3, Cs, whole genome shotgun sequence genomic window carries:
- the LOC104775843 gene encoding probable complex I intermediate-associated protein 30 isoform X2, protein MEVLKPTGLSSASLEIPDKGDGSDCTGIFSGNLSVDLSEGSKWNISRSGFCGMRSKKFDGFIDLDGYDAIALRLRGDGRCYISTIYTENWVNSPGQAEDNSWQAFVFAPKDNWYIAKIPLSRYLPTWRGNVIDVEMEMNPGRVLGMSLSVNAEGGAVGAKSGAGDFRIEIDWIKALRLP, encoded by the exons ATGGAGGTACTTAAGCCGACAG GATTATCTTCTGCTTCCTTGGAGATCCCAGATAAAGGAGATGGATCAGATTGCACCG GGATTTTCTCGGGGAACCTATCTGTTGACCTTAGCGAAGGATCAAAATGGAACATCAGTCGGAGTGGTTTCTGCGGAATGCGCTCAAAGAAG tTTGATGGCTTCATTGATCTCGATGGGTATGATGCAATAGCCCTCAGGCTCAGAGGAGATGGAAGATGTTATATCTCTACT ATCTATACCGAAAACTGGGTGAACTCACCGGGGCAAGCAGAAGATAACTCGTGGCaagcttttgtttttgctcCAAAGGACAATTGGTATATTGCTAAG ATCCCTCTATCTCGATACTTGCCAACATGGAGAGGAAATGTTATAGATGTGGAAATGGAGATGAATCCAGGTCGCGTTCTAGGTATGTCACTGTCAGTAAACGCAGAAGGTGGTGCGGTTGGAGCTAAATCAGGAGCAGGTGATTTCCGAATAGAAATCGACTGGATCAAAGCGTTGAGATTGCCATGA
- the LOC104775844 gene encoding glutamic acid-rich protein-like isoform X4, which translates to MKADTVLDYAVFELSPKNSRYELFVWSNEEEEKLASGLIQPFLNHLRVLESQASQRTESSIRLEFKKSDNGVKSWFTKRTVERFVLYVNSPELLERVNTFDLEMSQLEAARTLYSQGMLYFSLAQSNSKLTSKLDPIFFFSYSFSEDGGVADTTKKELSRAIDLRLEAIKKDLTTAIAHASANGFDPQTVSDLQLFADRFGAHRLDEACGKYISLSQRRPDLITKNLNTNTQTSVNETHISPHQSTKSNTKNEEEKSDESLEESSTVKTIHHTRRLSVQDRINLFESKQKENSNSTGNKPIVVAKSTELKRLSSDVSSAATTFPEKSVLRRWSIVSDMSFDFTMDNKKSDCGSTEEGLLSTPSSIPDATFPEEPEENSTKEDDDVRSSKSDDFQNQTDSPGSVMTDGNSMQREEESYASKSQNMAQSSVMFPYRHSRSRSAHVAGGIDIKSDERQSKGRKKELFPSDKQSALKPSTKPVSAGSNEQRQKSFGVEDDLEVSLVNAESAGKSYNNRVRATSVDQTQRTRMSRESPPGFDDELQIKADDDKDHGNVVLRRNLSELRFSDDSKGKLYEEYMKKRDAKLREEWSSKETKLKSMQEALDRSRTEMKAKFSTASVKRQDSMSSTRQRAEKFRSFNSRTSTKKCQHPISSLQSAEENEKDKPVSGHPIGKNASRSSQVRKVPSPNRSSRVSKPSGKVSNTNINTSGRGRKTADINLVAQSSLPKFSVLKKENTKPSALAGRNTTATTTMMRTQVRSSNKKTSKEDIPSPVVQRRPRSLRKSFSANIEFTELTTLYSDDMMNNERNQKQNTEDNDDVSENLKVEEFDDLESEAEEEEKEVLENPVKEEEEEEEEAREMENLVVEDIGDETPSLTEIVENSSEDENFTTLRSVSHVDLPANTLPSSTLQHNVASLLDSPNESPLSWSSNLQHAFSYPHEHSDVDASVDDSPMGSPASWSSRMRKKWGSTAQSPVLVPNSRKDLTKGIKRFLKFGKKPRAADSPMDWVSVTTSEGDDDFAYRSSDELRKSRMASSQSQFSEDEQAASSSREL; encoded by the exons ATGAAGGCTGATACTGTTCTTGACTATGCTGTGTTTGAGCTTTCTCCCAAAAATTCACG ATATGAACTGTTTGTATGgagtaatgaagaagaagagaaactgGCTTCAGGATTGATACAACCCTTTCTCAATCATTTGAGAGTTCTTGAATCACAAGCTTCGCAGAGAACAGAATCTTCTATTAGACTGGAATTTAAAAAAAGTGACAATGGCGTAAAATCTTGGTTCACAAAAAGAACAGTTGAAAG ATTTGTTCTATATGTTAATAGTCCAGAATTGTTGGAAAGAGTCAATACATTTGATTTGGAGATGTCACAGTTGGAAGCAGCTCGGACATTATATTCTCAAGGTATGCTTTATTTCTCATTAGCTCAATCAAATTCAAAGCTTACGTCCAAACTtgatcctattttttttttctcctattcTTTTTCAGAAGATGGAGGCGTAGCAGATACAACAAA GAAGGAGCTCTCAAGAGCTATAGATTTGAGACTCGAGGCAATTAAAAAGGACTTAACCACGGCGATTGCTCATGCATCAGCTAATGGTTTCGACCCTCAAACTGTTTCTGATCTCCAGCTTTTTGCTGATAGATTTGGCGCACATCGTTTGGA TGAAGCATGCGGCAAATACATTTCACTATCGCAAAGAAGACCAGACCTGATCACCAAGAACCTGAATACTAATACACAAACATCAGTCAATGAAACACATATCAGTCCCCATCAAAGTACTAAGAGCAACACAAAGAATGAGGAGGAGAAAAGCGATGAGAGTTTGGAAGAATCTTCTACTGTTAAGACCATTCATCATACAAGGAGACTTAGCGTACAAGATAGGATTAACCTCTTTGAGAGCAAACAAAAGGAAAACTCAAACTCCACGGGAAACAAACCGATAGTTGTTGCGAAATCCACAGAATTGAAGAGACTTTCCTCTGATGTCTCATCAGCTGCTACTACATTCCCTGAGAAGTCTGTTTTGAGAAGATGGAGTATTGTTAGTGACATGAGCTTTGATTTTACAATGGATAATAAGAAGTCTGACTGTGGTAGCACCGAAGAAGGTCTTTTGAGTACACCTTCGTCCATTCCTGATGCCACATTCCCCGAGGAGCCTGAAGAGAACAGTAcaaaggaagatgatgatgtgcGTTCAAGTAAATCTGATGATTTTCAAAACCAGACTGATAGTCCAGGGAGCGTCATGACTGATGGCAATTCCATgcagagagaagaggagagctATGCATCCAAATCACAGAATATGGCACAATCATCAGTCATGTTTCCTTATCGACACTCGCGTTCTCGGTCGGCTCATGTTGCAGGTGGTATTGATATCAAAAGTGATGAACGTCAATCGAAAGGCAGGAAGAAAGAGCTGTTTCCATCAGACAAGCAATCAGCCTTAAAACCCTCTACAAAACCAGTTTCTGCAG GGTCTAATGAACAGAGACAAAAATCATTTGGTGTTGAGGATGATCTTGAGGTTAGTCTTGTAAATGCAGAATCAGCTGGGAAAAGTTACAATAATAGAGTTCGTGCGACATCTGTGGATCAAACACAGAGGACAAGAATGTCTAGAGAAAGCCCTCCAGGATTTGATGATGAGTTGCAAATAAAGGCTGATGACGATAAAGACCACGGTAATGTTGTACTGCGTCGGAACTTATCTGAGTTAAGATTCTCAGATGACTCTAAAGGAAAGTTGTATGAAGAGTATATGAAGAAAAGGGATGCAAAACTAAGAGAAGAGTGGAGTTCAAAAGAAACTAAGTTGAAGTCAATGCAAGAAGCTCTTGACCGAAGTAGAACTGAGATGAAGGCTAAGTTTTCTACTGCTTCCGTAAAGAGGCAGGATTCGATGTCAAGTACCCGCCAACGTGCAGAGAAGTTCAGATCTTTTAATTCTCGGACAAGTACAAAAAAGTGTCAG CATCCTATAAGCTCATTACAGAGTgcagaagaaaatgaaaaagacaagCCAGTCAGTGGACATCCCATTGGAAAAAATGCTTCTAGAAGCTCCCAAGTAAGAAAGGTTCCATCACCAAACCGAAGCTCCAGAGTCTCGAAACCGTCAGGTAaagtttcaaacacaaacattaatACTTCCGGGAGAGGGAGAAAAACAGCAGACATAAACCTGGTTGCACAATCTTCTCTCCCTAAATTCTCTGTtcttaaaaaggaaaacacaaaaccatctGCTTTAGCTGGTAGAAATACTACTGCTACTACTACCATGATGCGAACACAGGTGAGAAGTAGTAATAAGAAGACTTCAAAGGAAGATATACCCTCTCCTGTTGTGCAACGAAGACCACGATCACTAAGGAAAAGCTTCTCTGCAAACATAGAATTCACAGAGTTGACAACTCTGTATTCTGATGATATGATGAACAATGAGAGGAATCAGAAGCAGAACACAGAAGACAATGATGATGTATCAGAGAATTTGAAAGTTGAAGAATTTGATGACCTTGAATCCgaggcagaggaagaagaaaaagaagttttgGAGAATcctgtcaaagaagaagaagaagaagaagaagaagctagagAAATGGAAAATCTAGTAGTTGAGGATATTGGTGATGAAACGCCTTCACTTACTGAAATAGTTGAGAACTCATCAGAGGATGAAAATTTCACTACATTGAGATCAGTTTCTCATGTAGACTTACCTGCGAATACTCTACCTTCATCAACACTGCAGCATAATGTTGCCTCGTTATTGGATTCACCTAATGAGAGTCCTCTTTCGTGGAGCTCGAACTTGCAACACGCGTTCTCTTATCCACACGAGCACTCGGATGTTGATGCTTCAGTGGATGATTCTCCCATGG